The genomic stretch attaaaaagtttcatggaaactaatgaaaatgaagatacaaccattcaaactCCTTGGGATAGAGCAGTAACAAAGTTTCTATAAATAGTCCCATATTGGTTGAttttactgtgggttttttttattttttatttttttaattaatttttattggtgttcaatttgccaacatacagaaaaacacccagtgctcatcccatcaagtgttcacctcagtgcccgtcacccattcccctccaacacccgccctcctcccttccaccacccctagttcgtttcccagagttaggagtctttatgttctctctcccttcctgatatttcccaacatttcttttcgcTTCCTTTATATCCTGAGGCCTCGGGTctgctgaatttttttaattttatcacgATTCTGCTCAATTTAGAGCTAATAACAATGGGATAGACCTACAAATGTGGATCACCAAATTAACTGAAATAGTTATCAGTCTACTAGTTTCATTCTTTAATAGCATGTAgcaaggattattttattttttaatttatttttttttatattttttaataatgaatttattttttattggtgttcaatttgccaacagacagaataacacccagtgctcgtcccatcaacTGTCCTGACGGGGGCAGTCTACTAGTTTTCAAATGACCAATGGACGCCTGCCAGGCTCAGTCTGAAGGTCCTGTGCTTATTGATGTCGGAGtagtgagtttgagtcccacatcgggcacagggtttcctttaaaaaaaaagaaaagcacaagtatttaaaaatgcccCAAGTCAATATGGCTCCCACCGCTGAGCTGGCCCTTCGTGGGATGGGATATCCCACCTGCTCcttcagccactgagccctgaGCACGGAGAGGGCCAGAGCGGAGAAGCAGACCAGGTCCTCCCTCTCGGAGCTCATGCTCCAGGGGGAAATATGGACAAAATACAGAACATCATCAGGAATGAAAAGAGCAATTGCTCCCTAGAAAAAGAGCCTGGTGCTACCTCAGGCTCCTGAGCTCTGCAGGTGAGGCTGTGACAAACTGTGGAGCTTTGAGAAACGCAGCAGCTGGGGCTCCAGGGAGCCAGTGAGGGGAGGAGGTGCAGACCCCAGCAGGGCCACTGCCTcgccaggatcacagcctgggaaggaggcagaagggggcaTGAAGCCAGCTCTGTGTCCTCTGTTAGGGGCCACTGCTGCCCCCCCTTTCCTGAAGGGGCTGGGAAAAGGTTGTGTGGATGCAACTGACTACAGACATGGAGATGTGGCGGGGGTGGGCGTGGGCATTGACAGCCCAGACGGGAGGCATCCAGCACGTTCTAGTATGAGGAAGAGCCCAGGTCAGGGGAACACACTGGGTGCATCGCTGTCCACAGCTCACCCAGTGGAAATGAGGCATGGCCTGCAACACACGAGAGGCAGAGTTCAGGATGAGGACAGCCTCACACCTTCTAGGCCAAGACGCTGAGACCTTCTGCAGGGTTTACCTTGGATTCAGGAGCCTAGGATCATGCGAAGCTATCACCGATCCTCCCCCAGTGGGACTGTCAtcttctgggcctccagaatGAGAATACTGCTgcccacatgtgtgcacacaggaACTTGTGGGCCTGGACGCATGTACACACCAAGGAAGAACATGTGGTGGGAGGTATTTCCTGCATATGACACCCACCTTCAATGTCATAGATATGATgccacagtggcctggggacgTCTGGAGGAAGCACGTGCCAGGATACTCCCTGTCCCACAGGCAAGACGCAGACCAATCCCGACGGGCACAATGGCTTCTGAGGGGTCAAAACCagggaagaatggaaagttgTGTCTGAACCCAGGTGTgtttccaggctggggccctggctgcacacagtccttccctggggcctgcgGAGAGGGGTGCGGTTGTGTCCCTGTGTGCACACAGGCCATTGCCTGCAGGGAGTGGGGAGCCGCTGGCAGCCCCGAACACTGCTCCTTaagcttcctccaggagtggacTCAGGTAGGGGGATCCAGGCAGTGATGTCCCGTATCCTGGCTCATTgaattaaaataggaaatgaatgaaGTAAAAGATGAATAAGCTTGACAACTACTGTTTAGTGCTTTTATTGTTCCTATATTCATACCAAATGAAATAGGTGGGGGCAGTAGAAAGGACTTGAATTGCCATCAGCATGGAGGTTACAGGCTAGGAGCCAAAAATTACAGGCTCACTAAGAAGTACAAAAATGTTGGATCGTCTCAGCCGCTTCCCAAGGGGATGCCTGTGTTCTCACATCCACTTGCAAAAATGGAGTCCAACTGCATTGCGCATTGTCAATCCCCATCATGAATTTGAGTGAATAATAGGGGAGCTGGTCTTTCTAAGAATTTTGGAGGTCCATGCTGATGGACTGTGGCCAATACCAGTCCTACTGTCTCTGCTCCAGAAATTGCTCCTGGGTTGATTCCAAGTGAGGGCACACTCCTGGTATATCCATAACCTATACCAGTTTGTCCAGAATTTAACCCTTCTTCCATATCTGGATGAGAGTGGATTTTCCTTTGGGAAGAtagctttggtttggtttggttcgGTTTGGATTTTTGTTGGCGGAGAAGCAAAAGACACGAGAGGTGACTAGAGGGGGAGAACAGGCCTGCTCAGGACTTCTTCAGCTAGGCTCTCTCACTGATCTCCCTGGGCACATGGAAGGAATCCCCTCAACTGCACATGAAGTGCCACTTCTGCTGGAGAGCCCAGCATTAAGGCCCTTCGCTcaagcctgcctgcctcctcacccCTGTGCCCTATATACCTGCAGGTCCAAGAATCCTTAGGCTACTTGACTAGCTCCAATCCTGAGATTCCCCCGTGAGGATAGGCCTTTCTAGCCTTGGGCCTCTGGGATCTTCATAGGCTTCCAGAAGGTAGGGAATGTTTGTTTCCCCACCTATACTTTGAGTGgccagaaatcaagagccaggaaGCCGGGTTTTCCTCAGAGGCCATGAGACAGCAATAGGGCAGCATTAACGGGATGAGACAGGGGCTGGAGGCTCAACGGGCCAGACTCTGACCCCGGTCACATAATGACTGCATGGATGGGAGTTACGGAGGTcttgggggcaggagagggatcCCAAACCGGCTTCTGTACTGTCCTCTGCCTCTTAAAAATCTAGTGTGCTCATCGAGGAGCTCCTCCACCCTTCAGCTACAGGCATctgcacagaaagagagagcacccTGAAATAGGTGCTCTGGAGTGAGGAAAGACCAGTCAGTTGCTCTTCCTAGGAAAGGAATCCTCTCAACACCACGATGGCTTTGTTTGCTTTGGCTTGGTGTGGTATCGTTTTGTTTCCATGGGTTCTCATCAGAGATTTcctagagacagaaagacagacagacggacagacagagagagagagaactgtagCCTGGATCTCATGCTATTTGGGCCAGCACGGACCCAGTTGTCAAACATTGCTTCCTAAAGCATCTTGAGGGTGAAAAATCTCCATGCCGAGGCCTCAGAAAGGAGTCATCATGATCCAACATTGAAGTGGGTTCCGGAATATGCATAGAGGGAGACCACCAACTCATCCCTTCATAGACAAACGTGTGACCCTGGCCCCTTGCGGTGCACATGGCACCCACACAGGATGCATGGGGATCAATGTTCCCTATACAGCTCTTCATGCAGGAGAGCTGGGCATACCCAGACCCTCGATGTCTAAGAATCCCCCGGTCATAACATGCTGCTGTCTCTTCTCAGGTAATTAAGGCTGGAGGAATTAAAATAACGATAGAGAGGTTCAGAAATGctgagcaacaacaacaacaacaacaaaactccacaaaacaaaatcaaaagaaagacatGCACACTATTCACTGgtgctaacattttattaagggaaataaaacactACACACAACTCTAAGGTAACGTTGAAGAAGAACAATGAACTTCATGGGTGAAATATTGCCCATCACAATTCCCACAAAGCTACCACCAGAGAGTCAAGAAAAACTCAACTCAGGAGAGAATACGGCATCCATTTGCAGAGCACAGAGCGGGTACTCCATGCTGAATCCCAAAACGCAGACATGCGTAAACCAAAGGGAGCTTAACATCTTACATTTCATTTCCATTGGAGTGACAAGCGCTCACTCAAATCTCCCTCCATCTCACAGATAATGTATTTCCAGAAGGACAACTTGACATTCCACAGGGAAGAGTAGCCTTTGCCACAGCCCATGGATTTCCCTAAAGAACAGTACAGTGTGTCTGTTGAGGGGTGGGCATCTGAGCACAGCCCCCAGAAACATGAGAGGCAGCACCCGGTGGACCTGAAATTTTCCATGCAAGGCAGCTGAGCAAGCGCCGATTCCCCCCATCAGTCCAGGAGTGGGCCACGTCCTCAGGTCCACAGACACCCCGTCAGGGTACAGTGGGGTGGAGGACAAGCGTCCGAGGTCAGAGGCTGGCTCATTCGCTCTCAGTGTCTTCTGAGGATGAGGACACCTGTAGGTCATCGTGGAGGATGCTCCGGGGGACATAGTCACGGGCTCCATCCGACATGTGGGCGGCAGGAAGGCCCTGAGCAGGGCCTGGCATCTcgggaggaaggaatgagggagcTGCTAGGAACCTGGAGCTCCAGCAGCTTCTGTCCAATCTGGTGAAGACCATTCTCAGGGGCTGAGTGGGGGCCGGCACAGAGGGCGGCCGTGGGGACACGGGGCATGGCTGCAGCGTTTCCAGGTGAGGTGTGGCAGGTGTGGGCCAGGTGCCCGTGCTTGGCAGGAGGGCAGGTGTCTTCTTGGTCTGCGGGGGCACGGCCGTGCATCCACGTGCAcatctgcttcctggaggacatAGACTCCCCGAAAtccccacgtgggctccctggatgctcctgggggtGTGCTGGGTGGGGCTCCATCGCGCTTTCTTTCGGGGGTTCTGGGTCctgtctaggggcatctgggcacAGTTCTTGCCTGGAGTCTGGAAGGGCATTTGGGAACTGTCTGCCAATGCGTTGCTCACAGCGGGACAGGTGTTCTCCTCAGGATActtgggtggtgcctgggtgtgtCCCAGCCCATGGACCCTGGAGCCAGCCTGGGCACCTTCGAGGGAGACTCGGCAGGGCCTCCTCACTTTCTGCTGCACAACCAGGCTATCAGCCCTGACACAGGGTTGGCGTGCCGGCTGAGGGGTGTCAGCAGCCGGCATTTCCTGGACACCAGGAGGCCCACTAGGTGGGCTGAGGCTAACTTTAGGGCTACTGAGAGGAGATGTGGAATGGGACCGCACGCTCACGTCAGGGTTCTCAGTACGTGCCTCCATAGGCAGGGACGGCTCAGGGAGAGAAGGCCTCCTGGTGGTGTAGACGGGCATCGGCATGTGTGGACgctgtgggaaaagagaacacaCGGGACACCATGAGTGTGGCCTCGGCACCAAGGCAAAATGAacattcaggaaagaaagaaaccaacaaatgCCTAAGACCTTATtaaccacctcctcccccagagcagggaaagaaagagatgggaTCTGTTGACCTAGAAGTAGGGAATCCGGCTCCAGGCCTGCTCCGGATCAAAGGCATGACCGGATGCTGTTGATGCACTTTTGAC from Vulpes vulpes isolate BD-2025 chromosome 11, VulVul3, whole genome shotgun sequence encodes the following:
- the LOC140594368 gene encoding protein FAM90A5-like, which produces MTFNKGLAGPLQVEKRPPWATRKPSRRQTDLSLQDVGLMAARHTLLGPDRPLRTQKGKRPQTAGLAPTVPRAEEEDPRVKCRDCGAFGHKASSTRCPIKHWGATLLPVALGSRRLKENVEPWSQRDQRHKAGLLNQAEREKVERRRQEAEQRKALLQRFPRRPREGQKRTWKEGTESCDYVRRPHMPMPVYTTRRPSLPEPSLPMEARTENPDVSVRSHSTSPLSSPKVSLSPPSGPPGVQEMPAADTPQPARQPCVRADSLVVQQKVRRPCRVSLEGAQAGSRVHGLGHTQAPPKYPEENTCPAVSNALADSSQMPFQTPGKNCAQMPLDRTQNPRKKARWSPTQHTPRSIQGAHVGISGSLCPPGSRCARGCTAVPPQTKKTPALLPSTGTWPTPATPHLETLQPCPVSPRPPSVPAPTQPLRMVFTRLDRSCWSSRFLAAPSFLPPEMPGPAQGLPAAHMSDGARDYVPRSILHDDLQVSSSSEDTESE